Proteins encoded in a region of the Isosphaeraceae bacterium EP7 genome:
- a CDS encoding ABC transporter ATP-binding protein — protein MIEVGLVKLVRRIDRVAILDMAASLELRPGELFYILGPSGSGKTTLARLIAGLDRPDDGEIFFDGKLVNDAPPESRGVGLLFQGDPLWPHLNVADNVGLALKHQGLNRIDRRGRVAESLTMARIDSLAARKPDELTPLQRRRAGLARALAVRPRILVFDEPTAGLDPRDADEFRDDMRRLHAELELTTLVLTRDAREALSMAERLAVLDLGRIVQTGQPAEVYNRPVDALVGRLLGPINLFQGQVEGPESRGGVVVRTPLGRLIGQAPAGTPAAGSPVTVAIRPEALWHGGLVPQGANRFAATLERQVFLGELRALHLRGPGDWPLMALAIQAQSAGLREGQGLTLAVMPESVIIFRGRNTPTLDDAGIGRIETT, from the coding sequence ATGATTGAAGTCGGATTGGTGAAACTCGTCCGGCGCATCGACCGCGTCGCGATCCTGGACATGGCCGCCTCGCTCGAGCTGCGCCCCGGAGAGCTCTTCTACATCCTCGGCCCCTCGGGGTCGGGCAAGACAACGCTCGCCCGCCTGATCGCCGGGCTGGACCGGCCCGACGACGGCGAGATCTTCTTCGACGGCAAGCTCGTCAACGACGCCCCGCCGGAAAGCCGAGGCGTGGGGCTGCTGTTCCAGGGAGACCCGCTCTGGCCGCACCTGAACGTGGCCGACAATGTGGGGCTGGCGCTGAAGCATCAGGGTCTGAACAGGATCGATCGGCGGGGTCGCGTGGCCGAGTCACTGACGATGGCCCGAATCGACAGCCTGGCCGCCCGCAAGCCCGACGAGTTGACCCCGCTGCAACGCAGGCGTGCCGGCCTGGCGCGGGCCCTGGCTGTTCGGCCCCGCATCCTCGTCTTCGACGAGCCCACCGCCGGCCTCGACCCCCGCGACGCCGACGAGTTCCGCGACGACATGCGGCGGCTTCATGCCGAGCTGGAACTCACCACGCTGGTGCTCACCCGCGACGCCCGCGAGGCCCTCTCCATGGCCGAACGCCTGGCGGTGCTCGACCTGGGCCGGATCGTCCAGACGGGCCAGCCCGCCGAGGTCTATAACCGCCCCGTCGACGCCCTCGTCGGCCGCCTGCTCGGCCCGATCAATCTCTTCCAAGGGCAAGTGGAAGGCCCGGAGAGCCGCGGCGGAGTCGTCGTACGCACCCCGCTGGGCCGACTGATTGGTCAGGCCCCGGCCGGCACCCCGGCGGCCGGATCGCCCGTCACCGTGGCCATCCGCCCCGAAGCCCTCTGGCACGGCGGGCTCGTCCCCCAGGGGGCCAACCGGTTCGCCGCGACCCTGGAACGCCAGGTCTTCCTGGGCGAGCTGCGTGCCCTGCACCTCCGGGGACCGGGCGACTGGCCCCTGATGGCCCTCGCCATCCAGGCCCAATCCGCCGGCCTTCGCGAGGGTCAGGGGCTCACCCTGGCGGTGATGCCGGAATCGGTCATCATCTTCAGAGGCCGGAACACGCCGACCCTCGACGACGCCGGAATTGGGCGTATCGAGACGACCTGA
- a CDS encoding DUF4058 family protein — protein sequence MPSPFPGMNPFFEQPGYWQDFHLEFLSALRRQLVPQLGSAFFVQLEEHLYVHDLPPEPRRAIGRADVSISGSAVRSAGLAAVGMLEAPAVLELPRNEVERVPYLEVRDRQGRELLTVIELLSPSNKKRGENHEQYPAKRRELLRSPTHLVEIDLLRRGRTMPPDDRPRCDYSVLVSRAERRPAVDFWPIQLRERLPVVPISLRPDVVEARVELQEVLHRNFDGPGYESFIDSGAPQPPLSGEQADWARQFVPGNA from the coding sequence GTGCCATCACCGTTCCCGGGGATGAACCCATTCTTCGAGCAGCCGGGCTACTGGCAGGATTTCCACCTGGAATTCCTCTCGGCGCTGCGTCGGCAACTCGTCCCACAACTCGGGTCGGCCTTCTTCGTGCAGCTCGAAGAACACCTCTACGTCCACGACCTGCCCCCCGAGCCCCGGCGTGCGATCGGTCGGGCTGACGTCTCGATCTCCGGCTCGGCGGTTCGCTCGGCTGGCCTGGCGGCGGTCGGCATGCTGGAAGCGCCGGCCGTACTTGAGTTGCCCCGGAACGAGGTCGAGCGCGTGCCGTACCTGGAAGTCCGCGACCGCCAGGGACGCGAGTTGCTGACTGTGATCGAGTTGCTCAGCCCCTCAAACAAGAAGCGGGGCGAAAACCACGAGCAATACCCGGCCAAGCGGCGAGAGTTGCTCCGCAGCCCCACCCATCTCGTCGAGATCGACCTGCTGCGTAGAGGCCGGACGATGCCCCCGGATGATCGACCCAGGTGCGACTACTCGGTGCTCGTCAGCCGGGCCGAGCGGCGCCCGGCCGTCGACTTCTGGCCGATCCAACTGCGAGAACGGCTGCCGGTCGTGCCGATCTCGCTGAGACCCGACGTCGTCGAGGCCCGCGTCGAACTTCAAGAAGTCTTGCACCGGAATTTCGACGGGCCTGGCTATGAGAGCTTTATCGATTCTGGGGCACCCCAGCCGCCTCTCTCAGGCGAGCAAGCCGACTGGGCCCGCCAGTTCGTTCCGGGAAACGCCTGA